DNA sequence from the Alteribacter lacisalsi genome:
GAAGGGGAATGGAGCGAAACCGGTGTTCTGCTTGATGAAATACCAGGTGCGGCTATCCATAACGGAGGACGCCTGGAGATCGGTCCTGATGGGTATTTGTATGCTGCCACAGGTGATGCGGACGAGCCGGACTGGAGTCAGAATCGTGATAATCATGCAGGAGCGATTCTCCGGATGACGCTTGATGGGGAAATTCCTGGAGATAATCCCTTTCCCGATTCCTATATATATTCCTACGGGCACCGAAATCCTCAGGGAATGACCTGGCTTGATGACGTAATGTACAGTACTGAACATGGTCCTGTGGCACAGGATGAAATTAACGTTATTGAACCTGGGCGTAATTATGGATGGCCGGTCATCAGCGGGGACGAAACGGAAGAAGGAATGGAGACACCGCTGGTTCATTCCGGGCAGGATACGTGGGCCCCTTCCGGTATGACCATTTTTGAGGGCAGGATCCTTTTTGCCGGGCTGAGGGGAGAGGCGCTGTATGAACTGGATCCTGAAGAGGAAGGAATATCATTGGTTTATGATGGAGCGGGAAGAATCCGGGATGTATGGAGTGATGGGGAGTATCTGTATGCGATTACGAGTAATACAGACGGCAGAGGAGATCCTGTTGAAGGAGATGACCGGCTGATTCGGCTGACTGTTAATCAATAGGCCCCCTTCAATTTTGCTGATCTGGTATTTATGGCAGTGTATAAACACAAACAAAAAAGCAGAGGCTCAATGAGTCTCTGCGTGAAATTTGGGGAAACTTAATGAGTGGTATTGAGTGGCGGCGAAGTGTTTCATCTCTTTCCAGCATGTGAAGTCAGTATGACAGGCAACATACCTTGACCAGAGGGGACATTTGTCAATTTCACTCTGGGCTTTGGCCGTAAGAAGACAAATATTACTGGCCTCAACCATATCATCAAAGTTCTGGAACTCTGTATATTTTTGCATAAAAGCTTCATTAAAAAGGTCTTCAAGGAACACGGGCTCTCTTTTTTTGATAAGCGCAGTTCTTCTTTTGACTTTCATCACGGCAGTCCCCCGGTTTTAGGTTTTCGTCCTATTGGAATTATAGACAGCCTGTGGTGATTTTATGCTTTGCCTGTTCTTTTTCTGTCCCTTTAGACCCATACCCGGGTGGGCAAATCGTAAACCTGTTTTCAGAAATAGACTGTTTTTGTATATTTTTGTCGAATCAAAATAGGCTATAAATGCATGGCCTCATTTTTTTCTGCGGACCCTTCCGTGAGGTATCTGGCGTACTTGAGCAGATTCCCTGCATTTTCCTTTAACCCATCCTGGCCGTATGATTTTTCAAACGACACCTTTGCACTTTTGGAATTAGCCTCGATTAACCAGATCCGTCCTTTATTATCAATTCCAAAATCAATACCGATCTCGCCAAAGTTACCGTATGCCTCTTCGAGTGAAAAGTATATTGTTTTGAGAAAAGCCTCAATTTCATCTACGACTTCTTTTACTTTTTTCTCTGAATAGCCAAGTTCAGATTCGAAAAATATTTCTGCCGGCATCGCTGTGGAGTGAACAGTAATAGGAGAGCGCTTCAATCCCACTCTTGCTGCAATTCCGCCTATGGTGATCTGTTCACCGGTTCTTTGTACTTCTGCTCTAAAATCCACATTGCATCCATTTAAAGTTATTAAATCAATAGCTTGCTGTGCTATAAACTTCTTTTTCTTAAAAAATTGGCTGAGAGGCCTCTTCAGTTTATTCATATTTGAAACCGACCGGTTCCGCAGGCGGCTTCGGAAATGGCTAAATTCAAATGATCGTGAGTTGCGGTACTGTACTTTAACAACTCCTTTTCCAAGGCTGCTGTGCACTTTCTTCAGATAAACGGTTTTGTATTTTAACAGAAACCTGCGGATATCGTTAAATGAATGTACGTTAATAGTAGGGGGAAGGTAGGGTGCAGCCTTTTCTATTCCCTGGAGCTTTTTATAGGTATCATATTTATCGAAACTTGCCTGGTTGTTGATGGATGGTATCCCCTTACCTTTAAACCCTCGTCTAACTTTTGTGACCAGTCCGTTCCTTGTATAAATTCTTTCATAGACGACTGTGGGGAGTGGAGAATCCATTAATTTCCATTTTTTTGCTTGAATGTCATAATATAGAGCGTTTTTAATTATATTTTCTCCCATGACTACGTCTTCCGGACTGAAGAAAATAACGGTGTCGCCAGCCTTGGCTGCTTCTGAAGCAAGCAGTTCCATAAAGCGGTATCTTTTATGATCCTTAACTTTTCTTTTCAGTATCATTTTGTGTGCATTGGATAAAAATACACCGAGTCTTACAGGAGCTGATTGTTCTTCGGTTCCCTGCATAAAAAAACTCCTTTCCCGAACATCTATTTCATACATATGTTCATGACTACTCATCGGTCACTATGCGTTGTTTCAAGTAAGGTAAACAGGGTATCTTAATGAAAACGGAAGCAATTAACCTGGTGATTTTCCGGACTAGCAGCAGGCGGTGTTTTGGACATGGTGGAACTCATACTTGAATTTCTAAGGGAACTGGGCTTTGCAGGACTGTTTATCGGAATCGTTGTGGAGGCATTATCGGTGCCTTTCCCTGCAGCTCTCTTTGTTCTTGTTTATGGATACATACTTAATCCTTCCCCTGGGGAGATTGTTCTTCTTGCACTGGGCAGTGCAGTGGTTTATACCACATTCAGTTACGTTCCTTACTTTTTGAGTATTAAGTTTGAGCCGTCCATCAGGAGAAATGTGAGCAGGGAGAAAGTAAAAGTTGCAGAAGGCTGGATTCGGAGATATGGAGAGTGGATGATCGCTGCCGGGCGTTTCCTGGGAATGGGGTATATCGCCTATATTGCCGGATTCAGCAGCATACGTCCATTAGCGTTCGGTCTGTATACATTTGCAGGCTTTTTCCCTCTGTCACTTCTGATGTTCTATCTCGGTACTCTTGGCAATCTGGAATTTATGGCAGATACATTCCAGAATGCCCAGTGGTTCATCTTCAGTGTGCTCGCGGTGCTGATTACGGTTTACCTCGGCTATCGTGTGCTGCGAAAAAAAGGGCTCATTCCAACTGGAAAAAAAGAAGAACCGCGGGTACGGAGAAGAACCCGAAAAGAGGGAAGGTGAAACCATGCCGTATTTCAGAGTAATCCTGACAGCAATTGCAAAGATGCTCAGTAAAGTGTTCAGTATGGCCACGCTCACATTCTTTGGGAGAATCCCCTCAAGGGATAATTCCAAGGTGAGTCTAATGGGCCTTCTGTCTCTTTACTGGCTATATATATTTATTTCTGTTTTATTTCCGGATCTTGCGGAAATGTTTATTCCGTTTATACCGGATGACGACACGATCATCCGTATTACGTCCATCGTGATCTTTATTCTCCTGCCCCTTGCAGTTGGATTTATATCTACAAGAATGGAAAACAGAAGCGAAAATGGTTCTGTAGTCAAACAGACGCTCATGGGCTATCCTTATGCCCTGACACTTGGGACTCTCGCTTCCCTTCTGATCGTTATCATTCCTCTCATGAAGCTTCCGAAACTTCTGAAGATGCATGAGCAGACACAGTTTGCCATTATGATTCGAAAAGGGAAGTATGACGATGTTCTGGCGGAACTGAAAGAAATTCTGGATAGCCACGGGATCGAAGCAGACGTTCATTCGCCAAACCGGTTTATCTGGACATGTTTTATCACGCTTGCCTATGTACTGGAGAGCATTTATAACAAAAAACTTGCGAAAAGAATGAAGTACATCTCCGTAAATGTAGATGGTGAGGATGTAGAAATTACGCTGCATGCAACCGATATTTCCATGATTGGGCCAAGAAAGCAGGTCTATTTTCTAAAGCACCTTCTGTCAGAGGAACTTGAACCTGAAAACATTTTTTTTACGTGGGACGAATCAGTGCAGGAAGTTGAGGAGAAAATCTGCAGCCTTAAGAAGCGGCTTTATGAAGGAAAGGACATCAGCCATTCCGAAATTACGGAACTCACAGATAACCTGCGTACGAGACCGCTAACCAATGAAGACTGGAATGCCGTAAGACGGCAGATCTATAAGCTGGAACGGGATTATTTCAAGATGAAAGTGCCGGAGCAGAAAGGGGACTGATCGGTGAAGCAATACCCGCGGGAAGCGTCCGCCGGCAGGGTAATAAAAACAACAATCTTTACGAAAAGAGCGTTATAAAAGAAAGCCGGTTCCAGGAAGGAACCGGCTGGTTTAACTATAGATAATTACTCGTCGCCTTCTTCGTCTTCTTCAGCGTCAAGCTCTTCTTCGTCTTCTTCAAGATCATCTTCAGCGTCGATCTCTTCGTCATCTTCTTCAAGATCGTCTTCAGTGTCAACCTCAGCATCGTCGCCTTCAGCGTCGTCTACTTCAGTTTCTTCTGTATCCTGCTCAAGTTCTGTTTCAGTATCAGTGTCCTCGTCGCCACATGCTGCGAGTACGCTTAGTGCAAGAACGCTTGCCATAGTAAGTTTCATGTACTTTTTCATTTGGTGTTACCCCCTAAAAGTCATTGTGTGTGTTACAAACAGAATCGTACACCGCCCGAGAGTGTTTAACAATAGAGATTGGACATTTTTTACTTTTTCCCACATGAGTCAGTATTTGTTTGAGAATGTGTGGTCATTTTACACAATGTCGTTTCAAGGTTTTTTTACGCCTGGTTGTTTCAGGTTTGATTTGCCACGTCAGGGAAATCATTATACTATTAGGATAAGTGGAGTAGAAATGAAGGTGGGTTAACAATGCAGTATTCTGATGATATGAAGAATCGCCTGAAAAGAGTGGAAGGACAGGTTCGCGGCGTTCTTAGAATGATGGAAGAGGAAAAAGACTGCCGGGATGTAATTACCCAGATGTCGGCTGTCCGAACAGCCGTTGACCGGGCTACGGCCTATGTTGTAGCGAAAAACCTGGAACAGTGCCTCCGTGAAAACACAGAGACTGAGGACGAGCGTGAAGCTATGATTGAAGAAGCAATTAAAATGCTCGTAAAGAGCCGCTAAAAAATGAAGGGTGTGCCTGCTGTAAAAATGCGGGCACACCTTTTTAATTTTATTTATTATTCAGGCTTTGCTTTTCTAAGTCTGCCTGCCGAGATCAGAAAGACAGGGAGAGGAATCAGGACCCATGCGAGACTTTTGACCATACTGTTTGCAGCATACGCACGCTGGTTATCAAGGTAGGTATCTCGTTCCAGTTGGAAGCGGGCACGAAGGTCTTCTTCGGACACTTCTTCAGCAAATCCTTCCTTCACATTGTGCGCATGATTCTGAGCATAGCTTTCATAGGTGTCATAGTATGGACCGGGTACGAAATAATCACTTGCACTCATAATAACAGCGACACTGCCCCCAATCATCATAACCAGCGTCACAAGCATTACTGCGTAGAGATAAACATTACGTACCATCCGGGAACGCCCCTCTCCGATATGTGGTTTTTCTTTCATAATACAAGATATGCGGTCTGGCGGGAATCAAGACTCAGTTCAGGAACAGGAAATATTTTTCGACATTGGCTTGTCTTCATAAGAAAATCCCCGTCTATTATAAGTCGGGGATTTTTGAAGGCTACTGGGCCGGCGTCATATGACGCTGGCTCTGATCGAACGTAAATCCTTCTCCTGACACTTCTTTCACATCGTTTATTGAAACAAAGGCATACGGATCAATCTCATCAATGATTGATTTCAGCTGAACAAGTTCGTTTCGGTTGACCACGCAGTACATAATATCCCGGTTGTCGCGGGTAAAGCTTCCGCGTCCGGTCAGAACAGTTGAGCCCCGGGACATCCGCTTGATCACTTCATCGGAAATTTCCTCCGTTTTATCTGAAATAATCATCGTCGACTTCGCAGCGCTTGCTCCTTCAATTATAAAATCAATCACGCGGCTGGTAACGAACACCGTGACGAGTGTATACATCGCCATCGTAGTGTTCAAATGAATGAGGGAAACTGATATGACAAACGCGTCAAACGTGAACATAAATCTGCCGAGACTCATGCCTGTGTATTTATTTGCAAGCCGCGCGAGAATATCAGCACCACCTGTCGTCCCGCCTGCCCGGAAAATCAGCCCGAGTCC
Encoded proteins:
- a CDS encoding PQQ-dependent sugar dehydrogenase, which gives rise to MMKKCSFFIDWRVFNNDKSSNGRQINRVKVTMILAAGLFLSGCESEETGEQGDGGDSREEITGETIAENLDVPWNIAQTNGTFYITERDGMIAEIDSAGDIQREPVKTEEAILSRGEGGLLGMVMKEDFADNGEAIVYHTYEAEDGSIMNRIVTVQKEEGEWSETGVLLDEIPGAAIHNGGRLEIGPDGYLYAATGDADEPDWSQNRDNHAGAILRMTLDGEIPGDNPFPDSYIYSYGHRNPQGMTWLDDVMYSTEHGPVAQDEINVIEPGRNYGWPVISGDETEEGMETPLVHSGQDTWAPSGMTIFEGRILFAGLRGEALYELDPEEEGISLVYDGAGRIRDVWSDGEYLYAITSNTDGRGDPVEGDDRLIRLTVNQ
- a CDS encoding YheC/YheD family endospore coat-associated protein; amino-acid sequence: MQGTEEQSAPVRLGVFLSNAHKMILKRKVKDHKRYRFMELLASEAAKAGDTVIFFSPEDVVMGENIIKNALYYDIQAKKWKLMDSPLPTVVYERIYTRNGLVTKVRRGFKGKGIPSINNQASFDKYDTYKKLQGIEKAAPYLPPTINVHSFNDIRRFLLKYKTVYLKKVHSSLGKGVVKVQYRNSRSFEFSHFRSRLRNRSVSNMNKLKRPLSQFFKKKKFIAQQAIDLITLNGCNVDFRAEVQRTGEQITIGGIAARVGLKRSPITVHSTAMPAEIFFESELGYSEKKVKEVVDEIEAFLKTIYFSLEEAYGNFGEIGIDFGIDNKGRIWLIEANSKSAKVSFEKSYGQDGLKENAGNLLKYARYLTEGSAEKNEAMHL
- a CDS encoding DedA family protein, giving the protein MVELILEFLRELGFAGLFIGIVVEALSVPFPAALFVLVYGYILNPSPGEIVLLALGSAVVYTTFSYVPYFLSIKFEPSIRRNVSREKVKVAEGWIRRYGEWMIAAGRFLGMGYIAYIAGFSSIRPLAFGLYTFAGFFPLSLLMFYLGTLGNLEFMADTFQNAQWFIFSVLAVLITVYLGYRVLRKKGLIPTGKKEEPRVRRRTRKEGR
- a CDS encoding DNA primase, which codes for MKKYMKLTMASVLALSVLAACGDEDTDTETELEQDTEETEVDDAEGDDAEVDTEDDLEEDDEEIDAEDDLEEDEEELDAEEDEEGDE
- a CDS encoding metal-sensitive transcriptional regulator; the encoded protein is MQYSDDMKNRLKRVEGQVRGVLRMMEEEKDCRDVITQMSAVRTAVDRATAYVVAKNLEQCLRENTETEDEREAMIEEAIKMLVKSR
- a CDS encoding YitT family protein, which produces MTRLFDVFEGIRLKGILIILFGTLLFGFGIIHFNLQNGLAHGGFTGITLLFYYLFAIEPSLSNLLLNIPLFIIGYKLLGRVMLIYSIIGTIALSASLRLFELYPVTQLPLQDDMILVSIFAGVFTGAGLGLIFRAGGTTGGADILARLANKYTGMSLGRFMFTFDAFVISVSLIHLNTTMAMYTLVTVFVTSRVIDFIIEGASAAKSTMIISDKTEEISDEVIKRMSRGSTVLTGRGSFTRDNRDIMYCVVNRNELVQLKSIIDEIDPYAFVSINDVKEVSGEGFTFDQSQRHMTPAQ